One window from the genome of Diorhabda sublineata isolate icDioSubl1.1 chromosome 10, icDioSubl1.1, whole genome shotgun sequence encodes:
- the LOC130449178 gene encoding histone H1E-like has product SPQVSSSPINKKEKKAKNPRTKPSHPPTSEMVNNVIKSLKERGGSSLQAIKKYIAANYKVDAEKVAPFIKKYLKASVVSRSLVQTKGKGASGSFKLASATSSGGTSEESSPPPPLPIQPVPHHPN; this is encoded by the exons tcaccgcaggtttcgtcgtctccaataaataaaaaggaaaaaaaagctaaaaatcctaggaccaaaccatctcatccaccgacttcggaaatggtaaacaatgTGATCAAAAGTTTAAAGGAACGCGGAGGCTCATctttacaagcaattaaaaagtatattgCTGCCAATTATAAAgttgatgcagaaaaagtagcgccattcatcaaaaaatatttgaaagcatctgTAGTATCGAGATCTTTGGTACAAACTAAAGGTAAAGGAGCTTCCGGATCATTCAAATTAGCTTCGGCAACTTCATCTGGTGGTACTTCG GAGGAGTCATCGCCGCCACCGCCGCTTCCAATACAGCCAGTGCCGCATCATCCGAATTAA